A window of Thermotoga sp. Mc24 genomic DNA:
TTTGCGTTGGACAAAGTCTCTATCAGTCTTCTCTCTTCTTCAAAATCCGGTTTTTTTGGAATTTGCGGGAAAGATTCGAAATGGTCTCTGCCCGGATCGTGGACCAGGAAAACCAAGTCAGGATTAGAACCGTACAGAAGACCGAGGGTGACCTGACCATAAGCAGGATGTCTCAGGGCTCCTTGCCCCTCCACGAAGACGATTTCCTTTCCCATTTTTTCGAGTTTCAGGATAGCTTTTTCCACCACACCGGGAACGAAATCTGCAGGAACAGCGTCGATCACGTACCCCGCATCCGCTCCTATGAGGATCCCTGTCTGTCCTGTTGCAAGAAAACCCGCTTTGATCCCTTTCTCCAGGGCTCTTTCCCAGAGTTGAACAGCGGTGGTCCTTTTACCTACCACGCAGTCGGTTCCGAAGACACCAACGACTTTTATCTTCTTTTGGTATATACCTCCCCTGAGAACGTCGAGCTCGAGAGGTGGGATCCGAACATCTATTATTCTCGCACCGTTTTCATAAGCAATCTTCAAAAATTCTGTTTGCTGTGAGATTTTGAAATGAAGACCAGAAATGACGTCCATACCAAGCGAGAGTGCCTCTTTTACGAGAGACGCTATTTGCTCTTCCAGATATCCTCCAGGGTTCGACACTCCAATTATCAGGACCTCGGCTCCCATTGCTTTCGCCTTTTCAACAGAGGAGACCACGAGCACGTCGTATCGAACGGGCTTCACAAAGTCACTCACCATCTTCCCTTCGTGTTCAGCAACTATACAAACGGGTTTGAAGAGTCTGCTGTGCCTTAAAAGTCCGTAGGTGGTTTTGGCATGAGGTGTTCCCAGCTGTCCCCACGCTACGATCGCCGCTGGTGTGCCGGGTTGGTATAATTTCCAGAGATCCATTCTCTTTCCCTCCGTTTTTTTAAAAGATTCTATCACGGGAGGTTTCTACTTTGAAGATAGCTGTTGTGGGTGGTACCTTCTGGGACATCTTCGTCTTTGGTGAAAAGCCCCACTCTTCGATAATAAAGGAATCACCGGGAGGATCCGGGCTCAACGTGGCTTATGGCTTATTCCTTTTGGGTCACACCGTGGATTTCTACTCGAACATTGGAGATGACTGGAGAGGAAAACAAACAACAGAAATCCTGGAAAGGGCAAGTTTCGACATCTCACACATGTTCACCATCCAAGGTGGAAAAACGGGGATTTTCATCGCCCAAGACGACAGACCCATCGCCGTCGACCCGGGTGTGAACAGAAGAGAAATGAAACTGTCCTCTTTGAGCGAATACGACCTTGTTTTTGTGACTGGTGAGGTTTCGGAAAAAGCGATAAGAAAGATCTGTGAAAACGCCAGAAACGTGATCCTGGATGTAGGACCAGGTGCAAGATTCGACACTACCAATCTGAACGCACTCGTGATAGGAAACGAACACGAGTGTTCTTTCAGAAGGTGCGACGTTGTGAAGATGGATTCGAAAGGTGCAAGATGGGGAGAAGTGTACGTTCCAGGAAACGGCATTCTATATCCTTACTCGATCGGACTGGGTGATCTGTTCGACATCGTCTTCGTGCACAATCTTCTCCTTGGAAAGTCAAAGAAAGAGATTCTCGAAGAAGCCGTGAAGTGCTCTCAGACCCTCGGCCAAAAAGAAAACGTGACACCCTTTGAGAGAATTTCACTCCTCGAGTCGCTCAGTGCGAAAGACGATACGCTTAAAAGCCCAGGTGAATCCAAAGACGCTTCCCACCACGGTGACTAACAGGATCGAGAAGAACATCAGGTGAGAGCCCGTTGAAAGAGCGTACCCGAGCACACCGACAGCACCTATGGCCACAAGCTGTAGAAGGAGTGTTTCAGGACCAGAAAAGACCTTCGCCGGATTCGCGAGGCTTCCTGTTTTTTCCCATTTGGAAAGAAGGAGCCCAAGAGCCGAGACGAAAAGAAGCAGACTCAAACTCGCCGGTATGAAGAAAATGTAGAACAATTGCTTTTGATAAATCGCCAGAAAGATCACAAAAGCAGAAACGACAGCCGAGTTCAGCAGAGATGAGACAAGTATCTTCGAAATCATCACATCACTCATTTTGACGGGTAAAACCTTCGGGAGCGGCCACACTTCCATTTCTTTTTTCCACAGCATAGCGCTCATTGTAGCGTTGTAGAGCACTGCGATACCGATCGCAAAAATCAATCCAAAATCGGGACTTCCAACGAACGTCATGAGAACACCAAAACCAATTGGGTACAAAAGAAGGTAAAGCGATCTTTCTTCGCGAAAGAGCGTGATGAGATCTTTCTTGAAAAATCCCTTACCTGGAAACCTCGTGGGTTTTTCAGCAGACGTTCTTTCTTTGCGCAGAACAGGTTCGAACATGACGGTTTTGGAGATCATCCGAAAGACGAGGAAAGTTCCAAAACATATCAGAATTTCATAAAGAAGAAAGATCGGATTTTCTCTTGAAAAAACAGCGTACGCAAAAACGTTCCATTTCGAGAGGAACCATTTTCCAAATGATACGGAGAAACCAGGGAGATTGACGAGGATCAGGAACAGAAACACAGCGAGAAGTTGAATCAATGAGTAAAGCTTCCGCGACAGCGATGTTCTCAAGAGCCTTCCAAACAGAACTGAAAAAATGGCTCCCCCGAGGAGCAGAAAAACGGTGTGAAACACTCCAGTGACGAAGGGTACCCAGTTGTTCATCAAAAGCGAGTACATGAAGAGATTAAGAACCATCATTATGAGAATGAAAGACTGATAGAAGAGGGATATCAACAGCTGATAGATCACTATCGTGCTCCTCTCAATGGGAAGGGTGAGCAGAAACTCGATCTCTCCTTCCAGAACGAACGAATTGGAAAGATAAAAAGACACACCGAGAAGAAACATCACAGAAAACATGGTGGTCGAAAAGGAAAGCGAAGCAGAGAAGGCTTCTTTCCCGAATTCTTCGAGTATCGCTTTGAAATTGTTCCCCATGAGCGAGTAAAACAGAAAACCTGTTATCAAAACAGAGATAAGAACAGAGTAGAGTCCTTTCCTCCCACGAGCCGGAGCGTATCTGAGCAAAACGGAAAGCTTCCTCATTTTCACAGCTCCCTTATGATCTCTTCTATCTCTTCTCCCTCTGCGGTGAGCTGAAGGAACAGATCCTCCAGACTGGCCTCTTTCTGACCGGCGAGCTTTCTGAGCTCTTCCATGGTACCCTCCGCTATCAGTCTGCCTTTGTTTATAATGCCTATTCTGTCGCACATCTTTTCTGCGATCTCCAATATGTGGGTGGTGAGAAATATCGTGGCTTCCTCGTCAGCGTACTTTCTCAAAAGGAGTTTCAATATCTTGGCACTCTTCGCGTCGAGCCCCACCGTGGGTTCATCGAGAAATATCACCTTCGGCTTTCTCATGAAAACACTGACCAGCATGAGTTTCTGTTTCATACCGTGGGACATCTCGCCTACTCTCTTTCCAAGGTAATCCACTTTGAAGGCTTCGCAGAGTTCCGCTATCCTTTTATCGATCTCTTCTTCTTTCAGATCGTAAATCTCGATGATGAAATCCAAAAACTCTTTTCCCGTCAGATGTGAATAGATCTTTGGCTCGTCCGGTATCACGCCGATACTCTTCTTTATCTCGATCTCGTGGGTGCTCATTTTCATGCCGAGAATTTCCACTTCTCCTTCCGTTGGTTTCAAAACACCGGTGAGCATCTTTATCGTGGTGGTTTTCCCCGCACCGTTCGGCCCCAAAAAACCGTATATCTCCCCCGGCCTCACCGAAAGATCGATGTGATCGACCGCGGTGAAATCTCCGAACTTCCTGGTTAGTCCTCTTGCGACTATCAATGAAATCAGCTCCCTTCTTTCACTGTCCACTGGCCGCTGATCAGTTTCACACCAAGATACACGAAGGGGGTGTCGATCAGTGCCATGATCAGTTTCACCACGTACTGGGAAAAGATCATCTGAACAAGAACGTTCCCCGGGATCGTTCCAACGAACGCCAATGTGATGAAGGTGAGCGTGTCTATGAACTGAGAGACCATCGTGGACAGGTTGTTTCTGAGCCACAGGTGTGATCCTTTGGTAAGCTTTTTCCAGAAGTGGAATGCCCAGACGTCGTGAGTCTGTGAAAGAATGTAAGCCAGAATGCTCGCGATCACGATCCTCGGAGTTGATCCAAAAACCTTCACGAAGGCATCATTGTTCGCAAATATGGGAGCGGGAGGATAGAAGACGGCTATTTGGGAATAGATCACCAGAATCAGAGACGTGAAGAAACCCGTCCAGACCACCTTCTGGGCTGTTCTTTTCCCGTAGACTTCCGATACGATATCCGTTACAGCAAACGTGATAGGGTAACACAAAACCGCCACCGGGACAAGGAAAGGCCCTAAGTTCACCAGCTTCCCCGCGATCACGTTGGATATGATCAAAGCAGAGACGAATATTCCCGTCAGGAGAATGAGTTTTTCATTCGACTTTTCCACTCTCTTTCCCCTCCAGTGAACCTATCTGAGTGGTTGTCTTTATGCCACCCCTTATGTTGTAGATCACTGTAACTCTGATTCGGTCGGTTTTGAGAAGATTCTTCAAATCTTCGTAGATTCTCTTCGTCGCTTCTTCCTGGTATATACCAACGTTTCTGAAGCTGACGAAGTAGTACTTCAACGATTTGAGTTCGACGATTTTCCCGCCGTCCGGGTAGTACTCTATGATCACTCTTCCGATGTCTGGAAGACCGGAGAAGGGACAGACTGCGGAGAACTCGTCGGTCTCTATCTTTATGTACTCGTCTTTCCCATCGAAATCGATCGCCTCGAGAAAATCCGTCCTTATCGCGTCGTGTCCTTTGAAGTCGAAGATCCTTCCCTCTGCCTTCGGCATAGGATCACTCCTCCACCATGAGTTTTATTTTCTCAAGAACCTCTTCGGGATTTCTTCCGAACACCCTTATCATCGCTTCTTTTCCCCACCAACCTTCATCATATATCACATCTGGAGGTGATTTCAACTCCGCTATCGCCTGCTCGATCATCCACACCATAGACTGCCCCTCTTTCTCCTGAATCTCCTTCGGTTCTTTTGACCGGTCGTAGTGGAAAACCTTCAATCCCCGCTTCTTCGCTCTCTCAACGTACTCTTTCTCATATCGAACGTTCACCACGCACCTCATGTGAGGATGATACCTCATCATCGTGACAACCATACGTGTCGTGTGGGATCTATCCTTGAAAGAAGCACAGGACACCACCACCGCTTTTCCTTCTTTGAGTCTTATCCTTCCGGGAAACTTTCCCACCTCGAATTCGTTCTTCGCCCACGGGAGAGCATAGGAAACGTTCTGTCCCACCTCCGGCACCGTGAGATGGCCGATCTCGAGGAACTCCGGAAGAATCTCGTCGAGTGTGCTCAGGGTGTCGTACCTGTACCAGTCCCGAAGGAGTTTTTCCGTCTCCACCACACCCGAGGATCTTTCAAGAATTTTTTTCAAAAGCTCCATGGCGGATCTGATGGCCTCTTCCACCGGGTAGTTCATCGCTAAAAACCCTGAAACGGCACTGGAAAAGGCACAACCTGTTCCATGGAACTCTCCAGGAACCCTGGGAACTTCAAAAACGAAATCCTTGTACCTCACCTTCACCGTGTCACCTTTTTCGTGCCCGCCGGTGACGATGAAGTTATTGTATTCACCGAGTTTTTTCGCCTCTTCACTGTTCAGGATCACATAATCAGCGTATCCCACGAATTTCTTCACTTCCTCCGGATCCTGAAACCTGAAACCTGAAGACGATTCGAGAACCACGTTCCAGACGATCGTTGAATCCGGGAACATTTCCCTCAGTTTTTTCACCGTCTCCGGTGCAGAGAGTCCTACCTTTATCACCTGCGGGGGTGTCAGGACTTCTATCTCTCTTCTCATTTCTTCCCAGTCTCTGAAGTTCACTGAAAACACCCTGTTTTCATTCTGCACGGTCAGAGCAGAGATCACCGCGTGAGTTTTCACACCGAGAGCCGAGAGGATCTTCACATCCTGAATTATCCCCGCACCTCCAGAAGGATCAAAGCCCGCAACTACAAGAACCATCAGAGATCCCTCCAGCATTCGAAGAGTTTTTCCAGACCTTCTTCGCATTCCGGTGTTGGTTCCAGAACGAAATCCACGTCGAAACCCTTTATGAACTCCAGCACTTCAAAAAATTCTTTCGACTCACCCCAGGGAGCGTGGTGACACCTTCTGTAGGTTTC
This region includes:
- a CDS encoding DUF1611 domain-containing protein; the encoded protein is MDLWKLYQPGTPAAIVAWGQLGTPHAKTTYGLLRHSRLFKPVCIVAEHEGKMVSDFVKPVRYDVLVVSSVEKAKAMGAEVLIIGVSNPGGYLEEQIASLVKEALSLGMDVISGLHFKISQQTEFLKIAYENGARIIDVRIPPLELDVLRGGIYQKKIKVVGVFGTDCVVGKRTTAVQLWERALEKGIKAGFLATGQTGILIGADAGYVIDAVPADFVPGVVEKAILKLEKMGKEIVFVEGQGALRHPAYGQVTLGLLYGSNPDLVFLVHDPGRDHFESFPQIPKKPDFEEERRLIETLSNAKVISGVSLNGKFETDLPVYDPFNTDDLDEMLERAMEW
- a CDS encoding PfkB family carbohydrate kinase, yielding MKIAVVGGTFWDIFVFGEKPHSSIIKESPGGSGLNVAYGLFLLGHTVDFYSNIGDDWRGKQTTEILERASFDISHMFTIQGGKTGIFIAQDDRPIAVDPGVNRREMKLSSLSEYDLVFVTGEVSEKAIRKICENARNVILDVGPGARFDTTNLNALVIGNEHECSFRRCDVVKMDSKGARWGEVYVPGNGILYPYSIGLGDLFDIVFVHNLLLGKSKKEILEEAVKCSQTLGQKENVTPFERISLLESLSAKDDTLKSPGESKDASHHGD
- a CDS encoding ABC transporter ATP-binding protein, which encodes MIVARGLTRKFGDFTAVDHIDLSVRPGEIYGFLGPNGAGKTTTIKMLTGVLKPTEGEVEILGMKMSTHEIEIKKSIGVIPDEPKIYSHLTGKEFLDFIIEIYDLKEEEIDKRIAELCEAFKVDYLGKRVGEMSHGMKQKLMLVSVFMRKPKVIFLDEPTVGLDAKSAKILKLLLRKYADEEATIFLTTHILEIAEKMCDRIGIINKGRLIAEGTMEELRKLAGQKEASLEDLFLQLTAEGEEIEEIIREL
- a CDS encoding queuosine precursor transporter, with protein sequence MEKSNEKLILLTGIFVSALIISNVIAGKLVNLGPFLVPVAVLCYPITFAVTDIVSEVYGKRTAQKVVWTGFFTSLILVIYSQIAVFYPPAPIFANNDAFVKVFGSTPRIVIASILAYILSQTHDVWAFHFWKKLTKGSHLWLRNNLSTMVSQFIDTLTFITLAFVGTIPGNVLVQMIFSQYVVKLIMALIDTPFVYLGVKLISGQWTVKEGS
- the queF gene encoding preQ(1) synthase codes for the protein MPKAEGRIFDFKGHDAIRTDFLEAIDFDGKDEYIKIETDEFSAVCPFSGLPDIGRVIIEYYPDGGKIVELKSLKYYFVSFRNVGIYQEEATKRIYEDLKNLLKTDRIRVTVIYNIRGGIKTTTQIGSLEGKESGKVE
- a CDS encoding thiamine-phosphate synthase family protein, coding for MVLVVAGFDPSGGAGIIQDVKILSALGVKTHAVISALTVQNENRVFSVNFRDWEEMRREIEVLTPPQVIKVGLSAPETVKKLREMFPDSTIVWNVVLESSSGFRFQDPEEVKKFVGYADYVILNSEEAKKLGEYNNFIVTGGHEKGDTVKVRYKDFVFEVPRVPGEFHGTGCAFSSAVSGFLAMNYPVEEAIRSAMELLKKILERSSGVVETEKLLRDWYRYDTLSTLDEILPEFLEIGHLTVPEVGQNVSYALPWAKNEFEVGKFPGRIRLKEGKAVVVSCASFKDRSHTTRMVVTMMRYHPHMRCVVNVRYEKEYVERAKKRGLKVFHYDRSKEPKEIQEKEGQSMVWMIEQAIAELKSPPDVIYDEGWWGKEAMIRVFGRNPEEVLEKIKLMVEE